A stretch of DNA from Candidatus Goldiibacteriota bacterium:
ACACCATAAAACCGCTTAATAAAACCGCCGCTAAAATTACAATATATTTTTTCATCTTCACCCTCCCCTTATGGAGCCGTATAATATACGGTCAGTCTTGGCCTTTGTTCCAACGTAGAATATTCAGTACTTCTAAAAATCATTTCACCATCGGTTGTTTCATCTGTTTTCCTGATAATGAAACCATAATTGTTTTCCGTATTGTCCAGCCAGTTTTGTACAACCGAAGCATTAATACGGAAAGTATGGTATCCTACGGAATCAAGAGTCGTAGTATTGCTTATTGCAGCAGCATTAAAATCTCCTCCGGGGCTTGCCCATGAATTCGCTGTAGAATAAACATTCCACGTAGCTTGATTTTCTATCCAATCAGCATTTAATTCATAAAGCGCAAAATCCCTGACACCGCTCAATATGTTATTAACATAAACAGTAAGATAAGCATCCGTTACAACAGCGCCGGTAGGAATCGTCAGGTTATCAAACTTCATAAGCCCTCTTTTTAGTTCGCCCCCGGAAGTTCTTCCAAGCTGTAAATAAGTATCCCCTCCATAATTACTATTTTGCTCTGTATCTGACCATATCCTTGCATCTTCACACTCTGCATATGCCGCATCAGGATAAACCCCATTCTGGAAACTAATTACCAGATAACCTGTTCCCGGAAGTCCCGTAGGCCCTGCTGCGCCTGAGTCTCCTTTAGGACCGCATGAAAACACCGCTAAAGACAGAATAATGGCGGCACAAATAACAATAAGCTTTTTTTGCATTATTTCCCTCCTGATATTTTTTCAAACCCCCGGGTTTGAATAAAAGTATTATAACTTAAACATTTTACATTTCAAGTTTTTATTTACAAAATGTCAACGCAAAATAGAAATGTCCTATTTTCTGCAAAATAGAAATGTCCGGTTTTCAAAGTACAGCCTGCCAAGAATCCCCGGTTA
This window harbors:
- a CDS encoding DNRLRE domain-containing protein; its protein translation is MQKKLIVICAAIILSLAVFSCGPKGDSGAAGPTGLPGTGYLVISFQNGVYPDAAYAECEDARIWSDTEQNSNYGGDTYLQLGRTSGGELKRGLMKFDNLTIPTGAVVTDAYLTVYVNNILSGVRDFALYELNADWIENQATWNVYSTANSWASPGGDFNAAAISNTTTLDSVGYHTFRINASVVQNWLDNTENNYGFIIRKTDETTDGEMIFRSTEYSTLEQRPRLTVYYTAP